The following are encoded in a window of Mannheimia varigena genomic DNA:
- a CDS encoding efflux RND transporter periplasmic adaptor subunit, protein MKRKTLATLVLIAAVGIGGYFYYNQQNNEQQVHYITEAVSRAEINKNVLATGSVRASKRTEVGAQVSGKIQKLYVELGQTVKQGDLIADIDSSNQSNTLNTAQAQLASYKAQLTSAQVALEVAQSNYNRLTKLYRANSAALADVETAKNTLASAKATVDNIKAQLKSAEISVNDAQTNLNYTQIISPMDGVIVSVPVSVGQTVNSNQTSPTIVQVADLSKMLIKLEISEGDIALVKVGQQVKFSTLAEPNREYSATIDSVDPALTTLTDNNYTEQSGNTEAVYYYANVSIDNADSSLRIGMTTQAQITIDKREQVLVVPTNVIKKRGKENYVLVLENGQSLEKTIQIGISDTQNTEVVAGLNEGDQVIVTQRADGEKISTTRGPRIL, encoded by the coding sequence ATGAAACGTAAAACATTAGCCACACTTGTGCTAATTGCCGCTGTCGGAATAGGCGGATATTTTTACTATAATCAGCAAAATAATGAGCAACAAGTTCATTATATTACTGAAGCGGTTAGCCGTGCCGAAATCAATAAAAATGTGCTTGCCACAGGGTCAGTACGAGCGAGCAAACGCACAGAAGTTGGGGCTCAGGTGTCGGGTAAAATCCAAAAACTCTATGTTGAACTCGGGCAAACCGTTAAACAAGGCGATTTGATTGCAGACATTGACTCAAGCAATCAAAGCAACACGTTAAACACCGCTCAAGCTCAACTCGCTTCATACAAAGCACAGCTTACCTCTGCACAAGTTGCCCTCGAAGTTGCTCAATCAAATTATAACCGATTAACTAAATTATATCGAGCCAATAGTGCAGCGTTGGCGGATGTCGAAACGGCTAAAAATACGCTTGCCTCAGCTAAAGCAACAGTTGATAACATCAAAGCACAGTTAAAATCCGCAGAAATCTCGGTGAACGATGCCCAAACTAATTTAAATTACACGCAAATCATCTCGCCAATGGACGGTGTGATTGTCTCTGTGCCTGTTTCTGTTGGACAAACGGTAAATTCTAACCAAACCTCGCCCACCATTGTGCAAGTTGCAGATTTATCTAAAATGCTAATTAAACTTGAAATTTCAGAAGGCGATATTGCTCTAGTGAAAGTTGGACAACAGGTTAAATTTTCTACTCTTGCTGAACCTAATCGAGAATATTCGGCAACTATTGATTCTGTTGATCCTGCACTCACAACACTTACCGATAACAATTACACCGAACAATCAGGCAATACTGAAGCAGTTTATTACTACGCAAATGTTTCGATTGATAATGCCGACAGCAGCCTACGTATTGGAATGACAACGCAAGCTCAAATCACCATTGATAAACGGGAACAAGTGTTAGTTGTACCAACTAATGTGATAAAAAAACGTGGAAAAGAGAATTATGTGTTGGTGCTCGAGAACGGGCAATCACTGGAAAAAACAATCCAAATTGGCATTTCTGACACGCAAAATACCGAAGTAGTAGCAGGATTAAATGAAGGCGATCAGGTTATTGTTACGCAAAGAGCGGATGGAGAAAAAATAAGCACAACACGAGGACCAAGAATTCTCTAA
- a CDS encoding bile acid:sodium symporter family protein, producing MQTLLKFTQFVSKTFAIWVVVFAFIAAQFPETFKQFVPWIPYLLGIVMLGMGLTLTFKDFAEVTKNPKSVIIGVIAQFAVMPSVAYGLVKTFNLPPDLAIGVILVGCCPGGTSSNVMTYLARGNTALSVACTTISTLLAPVLTPAIFYLFASQWLEINATAMFISVLQMVLLPIFVGVVIRTIFKQKVEQFSQTMPLISVIAIVLIVTAVVSVSRDRIIESGLLIFAVVALHNGLGYLIGYLASRLFKLPIADSKAVAIEVGMQNSGLGAALAALHFKANPVIAVPSAVFSFWHNISGPILAMIFAKMKNDNEK from the coding sequence ATGCAAACATTATTAAAATTTACGCAATTTGTTAGCAAAACTTTCGCTATTTGGGTGGTGGTTTTCGCTTTCATTGCGGCACAATTCCCTGAAACTTTTAAACAATTTGTTCCTTGGATTCCATATCTTTTAGGTATCGTAATGCTTGGAATGGGCTTAACTTTAACATTCAAAGATTTTGCTGAAGTTACAAAAAATCCAAAATCAGTGATTATCGGTGTTATCGCTCAATTCGCGGTAATGCCAAGTGTTGCTTATGGATTGGTAAAAACATTTAATTTACCGCCTGATTTAGCCATTGGTGTAATTTTAGTGGGCTGTTGTCCGGGTGGAACATCGTCAAATGTGATGACTTATTTAGCTCGTGGTAACACGGCTTTATCGGTGGCTTGCACAACTATTTCAACCTTATTAGCACCTGTTTTAACTCCTGCTATTTTCTACTTATTTGCCAGCCAGTGGTTAGAAATTAATGCAACAGCGATGTTTATTTCTGTGCTACAAATGGTGTTGTTGCCTATTTTTGTTGGCGTCGTTATTCGTACTATCTTCAAGCAGAAAGTAGAACAGTTCAGCCAAACAATGCCGTTAATTTCGGTCATTGCGATTGTATTAATTGTAACGGCGGTGGTTTCAGTGAGCCGTGATCGCATTATTGAATCCGGTTTATTAATTTTTGCAGTGGTTGCTTTACACAACGGTTTAGGTTATTTAATCGGTTATTTAGCGAGCCGCTTATTTAAACTGCCTATTGCAGACAGCAAAGCAGTAGCAATTGAAGTAGGTATGCAGAACTCAGGTTTAGGAGCAGCACTTGCCGCATTACACTTTAAAGCGAATCCTGTGATTGCTGTGCCAAGTGCAGTATTTAGCTTCTGGCACAATATTTCAGGTCCTATCTTGGCGATGATTTTTGCGAAGATGAAAAACGATAATGAGAAATAA
- a CDS encoding 5'-nucleotidase, lipoprotein e(P4) family — translation MKHLKLSAMSLTALFVLTACTHTHSNSDEHHQMVLQEQATLGVNWVQQSGEYQALAHQAFNTAKMAFDQAKVKKGKKKAVVVDLDETMVDNSPYAGWQVKNHKAFDSESWTRWVNARQTGAIAGAVEFNNYVNSNKGTVFYVSNRKDDGEKAGTIDDMNKLGFTGVSEKTLFLKKDKSNKTPRFEEIEKQGYEIVLYVGDNLNDFGDATYRKSNAERRAFVAENSKLFGKKFIVLPNPNYGDWEGGLDKNYYKGNAESRVKIRHNAINAWDGK, via the coding sequence ATGAAACACTTAAAACTTTCCGCAATGAGCCTCACCGCTTTATTTGTTCTAACCGCTTGTACTCACACTCACTCAAATAGTGATGAACATCATCAAATGGTATTGCAAGAGCAAGCAACTTTAGGCGTGAACTGGGTGCAACAATCCGGTGAATACCAAGCTCTAGCTCACCAAGCATTTAACACGGCAAAAATGGCTTTTGATCAGGCAAAAGTGAAAAAAGGCAAGAAAAAAGCCGTTGTGGTTGATTTAGATGAAACAATGGTAGATAACAGCCCTTACGCTGGCTGGCAAGTGAAAAATCATAAAGCCTTTGATAGTGAGAGCTGGACTCGTTGGGTAAATGCACGCCAAACAGGAGCTATTGCAGGGGCTGTTGAGTTTAACAACTATGTAAACAGCAACAAAGGCACGGTATTCTATGTTTCAAACCGTAAAGATGACGGCGAAAAAGCAGGCACTATCGATGATATGAACAAACTCGGCTTTACTGGCGTAAGTGAAAAAACCTTATTCTTGAAAAAAGACAAATCAAACAAAACGCCTCGCTTTGAAGAGATCGAAAAACAAGGCTATGAAATCGTGCTTTATGTGGGCGATAACCTAAACGATTTTGGCGATGCAACCTACCGTAAATCAAACGCAGAACGCCGTGCATTTGTGGCTGAAAACAGCAAATTGTTCGGTAAAAAATTTATTGTATTACCAAACCCGAACTACGGCGACTGGGAAGGTGGTTTAGATAAAAACTACTACAAAGGCAATGCAGAAAGCCGGGTAAAAATCCGCCACAATGCAATCAATGCGTGGGACGGTAAATAA
- the pepB gene encoding aminopeptidase PepB, with amino-acid sequence MTAMKITLSQQAAPEIWGKNALLSVNDAGFIVHNPKNDLATVQKAARKIKNQGILNVALAGDGWNLEECWAFHQGFNSVKNQGSVEYPNLGEQQAEFDNRVKCATFVCELINEPSESLTPEKLAQQAVEFIQNIAKPNTVSYEIIRGEELKEQGYHGIWAVGKGSINPPALLKLDFNPTGDENAPVLACLVGKGITFDTGGYSLKPSDGMSTMRTDMGGAALVSGALAFAISRGLNKRVKLYLCCAENMVSHNAFKLGDIITYRNGVTVEVLNTDAEGRLVLADGLIDACQQNPQFIIDAATLTGAAKVAVGNDYHSVLSMDDNLTNALFSSAKDENEPFWRLPFEELHRGQISSSFADIANIGSVPVGAGASTATAFLSYFVENYQQNWLHIDASATFRKTASDLWAAGATGLGIKTIANLLLSK; translated from the coding sequence ATGACAGCAATGAAAATTACACTTTCCCAACAAGCTGCCCCTGAAATTTGGGGAAAAAATGCTCTACTTTCTGTTAATGATGCAGGCTTTATCGTTCACAACCCAAAAAATGATTTAGCCACCGTTCAAAAAGCCGCTCGTAAAATTAAAAATCAAGGTATTTTGAATGTGGCATTAGCTGGCGATGGCTGGAATTTAGAAGAATGTTGGGCGTTCCATCAAGGTTTCAATTCAGTTAAAAATCAAGGCTCGGTGGAATACCCTAATTTAGGCGAACAACAAGCGGAATTTGATAACCGAGTAAAATGTGCTACTTTCGTGTGTGAATTAATCAACGAGCCATCTGAGAGCTTAACCCCTGAAAAATTGGCTCAACAAGCGGTCGAATTTATCCAAAATATTGCAAAACCAAACACAGTTTCTTATGAAATCATTCGAGGCGAAGAATTAAAAGAACAAGGCTATCACGGCATTTGGGCGGTCGGTAAAGGCTCAATCAATCCCCCTGCTTTGTTAAAATTAGACTTTAATCCAACAGGTGATGAAAATGCCCCTGTGCTTGCTTGCTTAGTCGGTAAAGGGATTACCTTTGATACTGGTGGCTATAGCTTAAAACCAAGTGATGGAATGAGTACGATGCGTACTGATATGGGCGGAGCCGCTTTAGTCAGCGGGGCTTTAGCCTTTGCTATTAGTCGTGGTTTAAACAAGCGTGTAAAACTTTACCTCTGCTGTGCGGAAAATATGGTCAGCCACAATGCATTCAAGTTGGGGGATATTATCACTTACCGCAACGGCGTTACTGTTGAAGTGCTCAATACTGATGCGGAAGGGCGTTTGGTATTAGCCGATGGATTAATTGATGCTTGCCAACAAAACCCGCAATTTATTATTGATGCGGCAACGCTCACCGGAGCAGCAAAAGTGGCGGTGGGGAACGACTACCATTCCGTGCTTTCAATGGACGATAACCTAACAAACGCTCTATTCAGTTCGGCAAAAGACGAAAACGAACCGTTCTGGCGTTTACCGTTTGAAGAACTCCACCGAGGGCAAATTTCTTCTTCATTCGCTGATATTGCTAATATCGGTTCTGTACCCGTTGGGGCGGGGGCAAGTACGGCAACAGCATTTTTATCCTATTTTGTGGAAAATTATCAACAAAATTGGTTGCACATTGATGCTTCTGCTACATTCCGCAAAACCGCAAGCGATTTATGGGCGGCGGGTGCAACAGGGCTTGGTATCAAAACAATCGCAAATTTGTTACTCTCAAAATAA
- the greB gene encoding transcription elongation factor GreB produces MAKSNYITRSGWQALDQELKFLWKDERPKVTQAVSDAAALGDRSENAEYIYGKRRLREIDRRVRFLSKRLEVLQIVDYHPKQEGKVFFGAWIELENEEGEAKQYRIVGCDEFDPAKNWISIDSPVARALIGKQVDDEIRVETPMGKVLLYINKIWYEQAG; encoded by the coding sequence ATGGCTAAATCAAATTATATTACTCGCTCAGGTTGGCAAGCTCTCGATCAAGAACTAAAATTTTTATGGAAAGACGAACGCCCGAAAGTAACTCAAGCGGTTTCTGATGCAGCGGCACTGGGCGACCGCAGCGAAAATGCCGAATACATTTATGGCAAACGCCGCTTGCGTGAAATCGATCGCCGTGTGCGTTTTCTCTCTAAACGGCTAGAGGTGTTACAAATTGTCGATTATCACCCGAAACAAGAAGGCAAAGTCTTTTTTGGTGCTTGGATTGAGCTCGAAAATGAAGAAGGTGAGGCGAAACAATATCGCATTGTTGGTTGTGATGAATTTGACCCGGCAAAAAACTGGATTTCGATAGACTCTCCGGTCGCCCGTGCGTTAATCGGCAAACAGGTAGACGATGAAATTCGGGTAGAAACACCTATGGGAAAAGTGTTGCTTTATATTAACAAGATTTGGTATGAGCAAGCGGGCTAA
- the recB gene encoding exodeoxyribonuclease V subunit beta has product MNNLNPITLPLNKSVLIEASAGTGKTFTIANIYLRLLLGVGCLPLTVEQILVVTFTKAATEELKNRIRKNIQQCADFLKDKVNGECIEGKSYANNLEFLEQLYPHIHHIHEALLRLSIAEREIDTASVFTIHSFCQKMLVQFAFESGVRFDLDLQPNQSDLLKKLSEDVWREQFYPQGVKESEIISAELTTPERALNAVRNYLASELPEPKAFLAQDFTEQLAQYKRFIDEVKSYWKANGEALVEAIRHDLKNKTTLHGGWYRSATFETGVIVMNQWVNSSNRDLPDEFYLFTAEKIATGTKKSCEPMDLPQLAKNQDFLTAYQQQFENSLKAILLYQFLIGLKTKLAEYKQSHPERGFDDLLTMLNQALKNPQTGKALAQKIRSIYPFAMIDEFQDTDLTQYEIFSQIFMEGQSDNGFIMIGDPKQSIYKFRGADIFTYLRAAKQADEQFTLGKNWRSLPEVVQAVNNLFYFANKDKSPFLYDDIGFHPVEADDRKGKLISEQGHFVCYTRDKTNLDGVAEICAYQIHQQLKAMNEGKFGIEKNGEFNPFEPKDITILVRKGSQAKRIKKALAKRNIKSVYLAESASVFGSEIATELCWILQAGLNPYNYKALLSALGSTLWGLSAAEIYRYKENEMLWDLKVNQFVEYSTIWKEQGILPMLHKIYLEQGIIERLKGLPNADRLITDLLHLTEILQETSQALESEAELVRWYEKQISSPDFNDEQQLRLESEEELIKIVTIHGSKGLQYPIVWLPFAAEKSEGDTKVNLGLYRNQKGDLDWYLGEEEVKEQIQNEAYAEDLRLFYVALTRAESQLNLVLPKMISGWSPLHYLLAEGELPKDNVSVADYFEKKQISADIIEVVEHLPFSRWESGKTEESYQAKTFSGNIRVVGQITSFTSLYAQHERFSEGKAERVIDLAQDRDVHIELIEPDYTMETDAFSPFQFPHGIKVGTVLHSFFEHCRFGEQIDKESVAKVCEQLGLSEEWIEPTLGWFERILATPLSEANFCLKEIDETKRLNEWQFYLRLKNDKALHQLNALLKQHSPLAKNLPELQLPQLEGFVRGFVDCIVQMNGKFYLIDYKSNFLGYLPQNYSTENIQREMGRQRYDLQYLLYTLAVHRYLTVRLSENYDYERDFGGVAYLFLRAMNGESASGVYFDKPSKLLIEEMDRLFG; this is encoded by the coding sequence ATGAATAATCTAAATCCCATCACATTACCTTTAAACAAATCAGTCTTAATTGAAGCCTCTGCAGGCACGGGGAAGACATTTACCATTGCCAATATTTACCTGCGTTTATTGCTCGGTGTCGGCTGCTTGCCACTTACTGTTGAACAAATTCTGGTGGTTACATTTACCAAAGCGGCAACGGAAGAGTTGAAAAATCGTATCCGAAAAAATATTCAGCAATGTGCCGATTTTTTAAAAGATAAAGTGAATGGAGAATGCATTGAAGGAAAATCTTACGCTAATAATCTTGAATTTTTAGAGCAGCTTTATCCGCATATCCATCACATTCACGAAGCATTATTACGTTTGAGCATTGCCGAACGTGAAATTGACACTGCCAGTGTGTTTACCATTCACAGTTTCTGCCAAAAAATGTTAGTGCAGTTTGCCTTCGAATCAGGCGTGCGATTTGATCTTGATTTACAGCCGAACCAATCTGATTTACTGAAAAAATTAAGCGAAGATGTATGGCGAGAGCAGTTTTATCCGCAAGGGGTAAAAGAAAGTGAAATTATTTCAGCTGAATTAACTACACCGGAAAGGGCGTTAAATGCGGTAAGAAATTATTTAGCAAGTGAGTTGCCCGAGCCGAAAGCGTTTCTAGCTCAAGATTTTACGGAACAGTTGGCACAATATAAGCGATTTATTGATGAAGTGAAATCTTACTGGAAAGCCAATGGTGAAGCGTTAGTGGAAGCCATTAGGCACGATCTCAAAAATAAAACGACGTTACACGGTGGTTGGTATCGCTCTGCTACTTTTGAAACGGGTGTTATTGTGATGAACCAATGGGTAAATTCGTCAAATCGTGATTTGCCAGACGAGTTCTATCTGTTTACTGCGGAGAAAATAGCCACAGGTACGAAGAAAAGTTGTGAGCCAATGGATTTACCTCAACTTGCAAAAAATCAGGATTTTTTGACCGCTTATCAGCAGCAATTTGAAAATAGCTTAAAAGCGATTTTACTCTATCAATTTTTAATCGGCTTAAAAACCAAGCTGGCAGAATATAAACAATCTCACCCGGAGCGTGGTTTTGATGATTTACTCACAATGCTTAATCAAGCGTTGAAAAATCCGCAAACAGGTAAGGCGTTAGCCCAAAAAATTCGCTCTATTTACCCCTTTGCGATGATCGATGAGTTCCAAGATACCGATCTAACCCAATATGAAATTTTCAGCCAAATTTTTATGGAAGGGCAGAGCGATAACGGCTTTATTATGATCGGTGATCCGAAACAGTCGATCTACAAATTTCGTGGAGCAGATATTTTCACTTATTTGAGAGCGGCAAAGCAGGCTGACGAGCAATTTACGCTTGGCAAAAACTGGCGTTCTTTGCCTGAAGTCGTGCAAGCGGTCAATAATTTGTTTTATTTTGCAAATAAGGATAAATCGCCATTTCTTTATGATGACATCGGTTTTCATCCTGTTGAAGCAGATGATCGCAAAGGCAAATTAATTAGCGAGCAAGGGCATTTTGTTTGTTACACCAGAGATAAAACCAATCTCGATGGAGTAGCAGAAATTTGTGCATACCAAATCCATCAACAACTTAAGGCAATGAATGAGGGGAAATTCGGGATTGAGAAAAATGGCGAGTTCAACCCTTTTGAGCCAAAGGATATTACCATTCTAGTGCGAAAAGGCTCACAAGCGAAACGCATTAAAAAAGCCCTAGCCAAGAGAAATATTAAATCCGTTTATTTAGCGGAATCGGCTTCTGTATTTGGTTCTGAAATTGCAACTGAACTTTGTTGGATTTTGCAAGCCGGGCTTAATCCTTACAATTATAAAGCGTTATTATCCGCCTTAGGTTCAACCCTTTGGGGGCTAAGTGCGGCAGAAATTTATCGCTACAAAGAAAATGAAATGTTGTGGGATTTAAAGGTCAATCAGTTTGTGGAATACAGCACCATTTGGAAAGAGCAAGGCATTTTGCCGATGTTGCATAAAATCTATTTGGAGCAAGGTATTATTGAACGATTAAAAGGTTTGCCAAATGCAGATCGTTTGATTACAGATTTGCTCCATTTAACCGAAATTCTGCAAGAAACATCGCAAGCGTTAGAGTCAGAAGCGGAACTAGTGCGTTGGTATGAAAAGCAAATTAGCTCACCCGATTTTAATGATGAACAGCAGCTTCGCCTTGAAAGTGAAGAAGAGTTGATTAAAATTGTTACCATTCACGGCTCGAAAGGATTGCAATATCCGATTGTTTGGTTGCCGTTTGCTGCAGAAAAAAGCGAGGGCGATACAAAGGTTAATTTAGGCTTGTATCGTAATCAAAAAGGTGATCTGGATTGGTATTTAGGTGAAGAAGAGGTAAAAGAGCAAATTCAAAATGAAGCCTATGCGGAAGATCTCCGTCTGTTTTATGTGGCATTAACCCGTGCGGAATCTCAGCTCAATTTAGTGTTACCTAAAATGATTTCAGGCTGGAGCCCGTTACATTATTTATTGGCAGAAGGTGAATTACCGAAAGATAACGTGAGTGTTGCAGACTATTTTGAGAAAAAGCAGATTTCAGCCGATATTATTGAAGTAGTAGAGCATTTACCTTTTAGCCGTTGGGAAAGTGGTAAAACGGAGGAAAGTTATCAAGCCAAAACCTTTAGTGGCAATATTCGGGTAGTGGGGCAGATTACGAGTTTTACTTCACTTTATGCACAACACGAGCGTTTTAGTGAAGGTAAAGCAGAAAGAGTGATAGATTTAGCCCAAGACAGAGATGTCCATATTGAACTCATTGAGCCGGATTACACGATGGAAACTGATGCTTTTTCACCATTCCAATTTCCGCACGGCATTAAAGTTGGTACTGTGTTGCACAGTTTTTTTGAGCATTGCCGATTTGGTGAACAAATTGATAAAGAAAGTGTGGCGAAAGTATGCGAACAATTAGGTTTAAGTGAAGAATGGATCGAGCCAACATTAGGCTGGTTTGAGCGTATTCTTGCTACTCCTCTGTCGGAAGCAAATTTCTGTTTAAAAGAGATCGATGAAACTAAACGGTTAAATGAATGGCAATTCTATTTACGCTTAAAAAATGATAAAGCTCTGCACCAATTAAATGCGTTATTAAAACAACATAGCCCTTTAGCAAAAAATTTGCCTGAACTGCAATTACCGCAATTAGAAGGCTTTGTGCGTGGCTTTGTGGATTGTATTGTGCAGATGAATGGAAAATTCTATCTTATTGACTACAAATCGAATTTCTTAGGTTATTTGCCACAAAATTATTCCACAGAAAATATTCAGCGAGAAATGGGCAGACAGCGTTATGATTTACAATATTTGCTTTATACTCTTGCCGTGCACCGTTATCTAACTGTTCGTCTAAGTGAAAATTACGATTATGAGCGTGATTTTGGCGGCGTTGCGTATCTTTTCTTACGGGCTATGAATGGAGAGAGTGCAAGCGGTGTTTATTTTGACAAACCAAGCAAATTGCTAATTGAAGAAATGGATAGGTTGTTTGGGTAG